The following are from one region of the Capsicum annuum cultivar UCD-10X-F1 chromosome 1, UCD10Xv1.1, whole genome shotgun sequence genome:
- the LOC107862599 gene encoding glyoxylate/hydroxypyruvate reductase HPR3, translating into MVNQSSKATSDQSLGRQNVEELPQLLILHPGPIFSMHESLFEKKFSLLKAWESPESIHHFLTTHAQSTRAILCSSVTPITAEILSLLLSLCVIACENTGVELIDLMECRKRGIYVTNAGPAFSQDVADMAVGLLLAVAMRIPASDRYIRARGWSDHQCFPPRTFKLRGKHVGIVGFGNIGSEVAKRLEAFGCKISYNSRKQKPSIPYEFYPQVIDLAYNCNVLIICCALTDQTRHMINRDVLRSLGENGIIVNVGRGPIIHEQELVTSLMSREIAGAGLDVFDNEPNVPNELFELDNVVLTPHRGAFTEEVFSNAFKLTMANLEAFFSNKPLITAIKQYD; encoded by the exons ATGGTAAATCAATCTTCCAAGGCAACTAGTGATCAATCATTAGGAAGACAAAATGTAGAAGAGCTCCCTCAACTTCTCATTCTCCATCCGGGGCCTATTTTCTCGATGCACGAAAGCCTTTTCGAAAAGAAATTTAGTCTTCTTAAAGCATGGGAGTCGCCAGAATCTATCCACCATTTCCTAACAACACACGCCCAATCTACGAGGGCTATTCTTTGCTCTAGTGTCACTCCTATCACCGCCGAAATCCTCTCTCTTCTACTATCCCTCTGTGTTATCGCCTGTGAGAACACCGGGGTTGAGCTTATCGACTTGATGGAGTGTCGAAAAAGGGGCATATATGTCACCAATGCTGGCCCCGCTTTCAGCCAGGATGTTGCGGACATGGCTGTCGGGTTGTTGCTCGCTGTTGCTATGAGAATTCCTGCTTCTGACAGATATATTCGAGCTCGGGGTTGGTCCGATCATCAATGCTTCCCTCCTCGTACTTTCAAG CTGCGTGGCAAACATGTTGGTATTGTTGGATTTGGAAACATTGGATCAGAAGTTGCAAAAAGGTTAGAGGCCTTTGGTTGCAAAATTTCATACAACTCAAGGAAGCAAAAACCATCCATCCCATATGAGTTCTATCCACAAGTCATTGATTTAGCCTACAATTGCAATGTCTTGATCATTTGTTGCGCCCTCACAGACCAAACGCGCCACATGATCAACCGAGATGTGTTGAGATCCCTAGGAGAAAACGGGATCATTGTGAACGTTGGGCGTGGGCCCATCATCCACGAACAAGAATTGGTCACGTCTCTAATGAGTCGAGAGATTGCAGGAGCTGGACTTGATGTGTTTGACAATGAGCCTAACGTGCCCAATGAGCTGTTTGAGTTAGACAACGTTGTGTTGACCCCACATAGAGGGGCATTTACGGAAGAAGTATTTTCCAATGCTTTCAAACTTACCATGGCTAATTTGGAAGCTTTCTTCTCCAATAAACCCTTGATTACTGCTATCAAGCAATATGATTGA
- the LOC107857352 gene encoding uncharacterized acetyltransferase At3g50280 → MGEVQIISTCLVVATPNESISIPKNISKIEMTPWDLQFLLVNTIQKGLLFHKPKDENNNIPISSLIDHLKTSLSHTLCFFPLLTGRFSTVKNTDDDTISFFINCNNIGVEFIHANALKLSVSSILDSVHVPIFVHHLFPLNNTRNFECVTKPLFGVQITELVDGFFIGCTMSHCLGDGTCFWHFFNSWSEISRGYEVISKIPVLKRYFSEKMEIPIHLPLKLDDEKLSEKIEVPQLVERIFHFSKESIGRLKGKANSEIGVNSISSFQAYLAHLWRSVTRCCKLDDKEEVSINVIIGTRSRLNPPLQEGYFGNAAYFKTVKTTAGELLENGLGWAAMQINKMVAAQSFEEVMKFYKEWVEKPMLFTNASVLVGNKIGISSSPRYNIYGVDFGWGKPVAVRSGKANKNDGKITLFPGIEEGSVDIEVCILPETMQALENDQEFMEVVTTKA, encoded by the exons ATGGGAGAAGTTCAAATTATTTCCACTTGTTTAGTTGTAGCAACACCAAATGAATCAATTTCAATcccaaaaaatatttctaaaattgaaATGACACCATGGGATTTACAATTTCTTCTTGTTAACACTATCCAAAAAGGTCTTCTTTTTCACAAACCAAAAGATGAAAACAATAATATTCCCATATCATCACTCATTGATCACTTGAAAACCTCACTTTCTCACACCTTATGCTTCTTTCCTCTCTTAACGGGTCGTTTTTCGACCGTCAAAAACACAGATGATGATACAATTTCTTTCTTCATCAACTGTAATAATATTGGCGTGGAATTCATCCACGCTAACGCTTTAAAATTATCTGTATCTTCAATTCTTGATTCTGTACACGTACCAATTTTTGTTCATCATCTTTTTCCACTCAATAATACTCGTAATTTTGAGTGTGTTACTAAACCTTTATTTGGGGTTCAAATAACAGAGCTGGTTGATGGTTTTTTTATTGGATGCACTATGAGTCATTGCTTAGGTGATGGCACTTGTTTTTGGCATTTCTTCAATTCCTGGTCAGAAATATCCCGTGGGTATGAAGTTATTTCTAAAATTCCAGTTTTAAAACGTTATTTTTCTGAGAAAATGGAAATTCCAATTCATCTTCCCTTGAAGTTGGATGATGAGAAATTGTCAGAAAAAATTGAAGTTCCACAATTAGTAGAAAGGATTTTTCATTTTAGTAAAGAAAGTATAGGTAGGCTCAAGGGTAAAGCAAATTCAGAAATAGGTGTTAATTCGATTTCTTCTTTTCAAGCTTACTTGGCTCATCTATGGCGCTCTGTTACTCGTTGTTGCAAGCTTGATGATAAGGAAGAAGTCAGTATCAATGTTATCATAG GTACAAGATCAAGGCTAAATCCTCCACTTCAAGAAGGGTATTTTGGAAATGCAGCTTATTTCAAGACAGTAAAGACAACAGCAGGAGAGCTACTGGAAAATGGACTAGGATGGGCAGCAATGCAAATAAATAAGATGGTTGCTGCTCAGAGCTTTGAAGAAGTGATGAAATTCTACAAAGAGTGGGTGGAAAAACCTATGTTGTTCACCAATGCTTCAGTATTAGTGGGTAATAAAATAGGAATAAGTAGTTCTCCAAGGTATAATATTTATGGTGTTGATTTTGGTTGGGGAAAACCAGTTGCTGTGAGAAGTGGAaaggcaaataaaaatgatgGGAAAATTACATTATTTCCTGGTATAGAAGAAGGAAGTGTAGATATTGAAGTTTGTATTTTACCAGAGACTATGCAAGCATTGGAGAATGATCAAGAATTCATGGAAGTTGTAACTACTAAGGCTTGA
- the LOC107862593 gene encoding zinc finger BED domain-containing protein RICESLEEPER 2-like encodes MAASITNYLLEWGLDTVFSITVDNVSFNDVTLIEMSKQLSNWGTNIMEGQHLHVRCMAHILNLIVQDGLKEIDKFVKRVRQAVKYVKQFAARVKKFKECCESQLITCNKSLCLDVSTRWNSTYLMLETTQHFELAFERYSFYDNGFLDYLRTSPCEDGSKASAFVSEDWENVRTMVKFLKTFYDLTLKVSGSNYVTTNVHFVKIAELDLILKDMIENQDSNLKKVASNMRKKFRKYWGTPEKMNKMIFISSVLDPRNKLEYVPFVIVDMFGKEIGDKLSDSVESYMKALFEHYVKK; translated from the coding sequence ATGGCTGCTTCTATTACTAATTATTTGCTTGAATGGGGTTTGGATACTGTTTTTAGTATTACAGTTGATAATGTTAGTTTCAATGATGTTACACTGATAGAAATGTCTAAACAATTAAGTAACTGGGGAACTAACATAATGGAGGGTCAACATCTTCATGTGAGGTGTATGGCACATATTCTTAATCTTATTGTGCAAGATGGGTTGAAGGAAATTGATAAGTTTGTCAAGCGAGTGAGACAAGCTGTGAAGTATGTTAAACAATTTGCCGCGCGAGTTAAAAAGTTCAAAGAATGTTGTGAATCTCAATTGATAACTTGTAATAAATCTTTATGTTTAGATGTTTCTACTCGATGGAACTCTACATACTTGATGCTTGAAACAACACAACATTTTGAGCTTGCATTTGAAAGATATAGTTTCTATGATAATGGTTTCTTGGATTATCTCCGTACCTCTCCTTGTGAAGATGGAAGTAAGGCAAGCGCCTTTGTAAGTGAGGACTGGGAAAATGTGAGGACAatggtaaaatttttaaaaactttttatgaTCTTACTTTGAAAGTTTCTGGTTCAAACTATGTTACTACAAATGTACACTTTGTGAAAATTGCTGAGCTTGATCTGATTTTGAAAGACATGATAGAAAATCAAGATTCTAATTTGAAAAAAGTGGCATCAAATATGAGGAAAAAGTTTAGAAAGTATTGGGGTACTCCAGagaaaatgaacaaaatgatCTTTATTTCATCTGTGTTGGATCCCCGCAACAAACTTGAATATGTTCCTTTTGTAATTGTGGACATGTTTGGAAAAGAAATTGGGGACAAGTTGTCCGATTCAGTGGAGTCATACATGAAAGCCTTGTTTGAGCATTatgttaagaaataa